The following proteins are co-located in the Longimicrobium sp. genome:
- a CDS encoding BON domain-containing protein, with protein MRGSSRREEDGGRGGQALVFALGAVGGVALGMLLSGRAEAHPEVREMGARLRERARGVARSLRPARLRRELREQLDLTRLEDAVLDAFLRDEILSERAIDVGAISRGIIELSGSVRTGDEAERAVRLAQRVEGVETVVSRMDVEEGSRRRRGADDAESAEGGRMAGEWTGRQVGMGRRRQGHETEPGRADDSQHLRETSLEQSDRAQFEDEDLAHSHPVMSARAGPEPADTRYREDELDHQDPYGKHAVPVAEQPQAMNSDARVGEGLKPGTELLLEAADVPVKPHGERPRRDADGDER; from the coding sequence ATGCGGGGGTCTTCGCGGAGGGAGGAGGACGGCGGGCGGGGCGGGCAGGCGCTCGTCTTCGCGCTGGGCGCGGTGGGCGGCGTGGCGCTGGGGATGCTGCTGTCGGGGCGCGCCGAGGCGCACCCCGAGGTGCGCGAGATGGGCGCCCGCCTGCGGGAGCGCGCGCGCGGCGTGGCCAGGAGCCTGCGCCCCGCGCGCCTGCGCCGCGAGCTGCGCGAGCAGCTCGACCTCACCCGCCTGGAAGACGCCGTGCTCGACGCGTTCCTGCGCGACGAGATCCTCTCCGAGCGCGCCATCGACGTGGGCGCCATCAGCCGCGGCATCATTGAGCTCTCGGGCTCGGTGCGCACGGGCGACGAGGCCGAGCGCGCGGTGCGGCTGGCGCAGCGCGTGGAGGGCGTGGAGACCGTGGTGAGCCGGATGGACGTGGAAGAGGGCTCCCGCCGCCGGCGGGGGGCCGACGACGCCGAATCCGCGGAAGGAGGCAGGATGGCAGGAGAGTGGACGGGCCGCCAGGTAGGGATGGGCCGGCGCCGCCAGGGGCACGAGACCGAGCCCGGCCGCGCCGACGACTCGCAGCACCTGCGCGAGACCTCGCTGGAGCAGTCCGACCGGGCGCAGTTCGAGGACGAGGACCTGGCGCACTCGCACCCGGTGATGTCCGCGCGCGCCGGGCCCGAGCCGGCGGACACGCGCTACCGCGAGGACGAGCTGGACCACCAGGACCCGTACGGCAAGCACGCCGTCCCGGTGGCCGAGCAGCCCCAGGCGATGAACTCGGACGCCCGCGTGGGCGAGGGGCTGAAGCCCGGCACCGAGCTGCTGCTCGAGGCCGCCGACGTGCCGGTGAAGCCCCACGGCGAGCGCCCCCGCCGCGACGCCGACGGCGACGAGCGGTAG
- a CDS encoding GatB/YqeY domain-containing protein: MAESLKDTVRNDLNAARRERDKLRTTLLTTFLAEIRNKEIEVGHELGDEEVHGVATTAIKRRREAAEQMRAGGREELAAKEEQEAALLQPYLPPQLSEAEVRALVREAVAGGAKDVGGVMKQVMPKAKGKFDGKELNRIVREELGG, from the coding sequence ATGGCGGAATCGCTGAAGGACACCGTCCGCAACGACCTGAACGCGGCGCGCCGCGAGCGCGACAAGCTGCGCACCACGCTGCTCACCACCTTCCTGGCCGAGATCCGCAACAAGGAGATCGAGGTGGGCCACGAGCTGGGCGACGAGGAGGTGCACGGCGTGGCCACCACCGCCATCAAGCGCCGCCGCGAGGCCGCCGAGCAGATGCGCGCCGGCGGGCGCGAGGAGCTGGCCGCGAAGGAGGAGCAGGAAGCCGCGCTCCTGCAGCCCTACCTCCCGCCGCAGCTGAGCGAAGCCGAGGTGCGCGCCCTGGTGCGCGAGGCGGTGGCCGGCGGCGCGAAGGACGTGGGCGGCGTGATGAAGCAGGTGATGCCGAAGGCGAAGGGGAAGTTTGACGGGAAGGAGCTCAACCGCATCGTCCGCGAGGAGCTGGGCGGCTGA